A genomic stretch from Tamandua tetradactyla isolate mTamTet1 chromosome 15, mTamTet1.pri, whole genome shotgun sequence includes:
- the WDR82 gene encoding WD repeat-containing protein 82 isoform X1 yields MKLTDSVLRSFRVAKVFRENSDKINCFDFSPNGETVISSSDDDSIVLYDCQEGKPKRTLYSKKYGVDLIRYTHAANTVVYSSNKIDDTIRYLSLHDNKYIRYFPGHSKRVVALSMSPVDDTFISGSLDKTIRLWDLRSPNCQGLMHLQGKPVCSFDPEGLIFAAGVNSEMVKLYDLRSFDKGPFATFKMQYDRTCEWTGLKFSNDGKLILISTNGSFIRLIDAFKGVVMHTFGGYANSKAVTLEASFTPDSQFIMIGSEDGKIHVWNGESGIKVAVLDGKHTGPITCLQFNPKFMTFASACSNMAFWLPTIDD; encoded by the exons ATGAAACTGACCGACAGCGTGCTGCGGAGCTTCCGCGTCGCCAAGGTGTTCCGCGAGAACTCGGACAAGATTAACTGCTTCGACTTCAGCCCTAACGGCGAGACGGTCATTTCGAGCAGCGACGACGACTCCATCGTGCTCTATGACTGCCAGGAGGGCAA ACCAAAGAGAACCCTGTACAGTAAGAAATATGGCGTGGACCTCATCAGATACACACATGCAGCAAACACAGTGGTTTACAGCTCTAACAAAATAGACG ATACTATTCGTTACCTGTCTTTGCATGACAACAAGTACATCAGATACTTTCCTGGACATAGCAAAAG GGTGGTGGCCTTGTCCATGTCACCTGTGGATGACACATTCATTTCTGGGTCTCTTGATAAGACCATTCGACTATGGGATCTCCGGTCTCCTAACTGCCAG ggCCTCATGCATCTACAAGGCAAGCCAGTTTGTTCTTTTGATCCAGAAGGGTTAATTTTTGCTGCAGGAGTCAATTCTGAAATGGTCAAACTTTATGATCTTCGTTCTTTTGATAAG GGGCCATTTGCCACCTTTAAGATGCAGTATGATCGGACTTGTGAGTGGACCGGACTAAAGTTCAGCAATGATGGCAAGCTCATCCTCATCTCCACAAATGGCAGCTTCATCCGCCTCATTGATGCCTTCAAGGGAGTGGTGATGCATACATTTGGG GGTTATGCCAACAGCAAAGCTGTCACACTGGAGGCCTCATTTACTCCAGACTCACAATTTATCATGATTG gtTCAGAGGATGGCAAGATCCATGTTTGGAATGGTGAGAGTGGCATAAAAGTAGCAGTGTTGGATGGCAAACACACAGGTCCAATCACCTGTTTGCAGTTCAACCCAAAGTTCATGACCTTTGCCAGTGCATGTTCCAACATG GCCTTCTGGCTTCCTACCATTGATGACTGA
- the WDR82 gene encoding WD repeat-containing protein 82 isoform X2, translated as MTARRASECGAGPGPRPKRTLYSKKYGVDLIRYTHAANTVVYSSNKIDDTIRYLSLHDNKYIRYFPGHSKRVVALSMSPVDDTFISGSLDKTIRLWDLRSPNCQGLMHLQGKPVCSFDPEGLIFAAGVNSEMVKLYDLRSFDKGPFATFKMQYDRTCEWTGLKFSNDGKLILISTNGSFIRLIDAFKGVVMHTFGGYANSKAVTLEASFTPDSQFIMIGSEDGKIHVWNGESGIKVAVLDGKHTGPITCLQFNPKFMTFASACSNMAFWLPTIDD; from the exons ATGACTGCCAGGAGGGCAAGTGAGTGCGGCGCTGGCCCTGGGCCCAG ACCAAAGAGAACCCTGTACAGTAAGAAATATGGCGTGGACCTCATCAGATACACACATGCAGCAAACACAGTGGTTTACAGCTCTAACAAAATAGACG ATACTATTCGTTACCTGTCTTTGCATGACAACAAGTACATCAGATACTTTCCTGGACATAGCAAAAG GGTGGTGGCCTTGTCCATGTCACCTGTGGATGACACATTCATTTCTGGGTCTCTTGATAAGACCATTCGACTATGGGATCTCCGGTCTCCTAACTGCCAG ggCCTCATGCATCTACAAGGCAAGCCAGTTTGTTCTTTTGATCCAGAAGGGTTAATTTTTGCTGCAGGAGTCAATTCTGAAATGGTCAAACTTTATGATCTTCGTTCTTTTGATAAG GGGCCATTTGCCACCTTTAAGATGCAGTATGATCGGACTTGTGAGTGGACCGGACTAAAGTTCAGCAATGATGGCAAGCTCATCCTCATCTCCACAAATGGCAGCTTCATCCGCCTCATTGATGCCTTCAAGGGAGTGGTGATGCATACATTTGGG GGTTATGCCAACAGCAAAGCTGTCACACTGGAGGCCTCATTTACTCCAGACTCACAATTTATCATGATTG gtTCAGAGGATGGCAAGATCCATGTTTGGAATGGTGAGAGTGGCATAAAAGTAGCAGTGTTGGATGGCAAACACACAGGTCCAATCACCTGTTTGCAGTTCAACCCAAAGTTCATGACCTTTGCCAGTGCATGTTCCAACATG GCCTTCTGGCTTCCTACCATTGATGACTGA
- the PPM1M gene encoding protein phosphatase 1M isoform X4, translating to MQRNLNSMRIRLPVESCASGEFLTGHYWALFDGHGGPAAAILAANTLHSCLRRQLEAVVEAVVAAQPPMHLSGHCVCPSDPQFVEEKGIRAEDVVIGALESAFQECDEVIGRELEASGQAGGCTALVAVSLQGKLYVANAGDSRAILVRRDEVRPLSFEFTPETERQRIQQLAFVYPELLAGEFTRLEFPRRLKGDDLGQKVLFRDHHMSGWSYKCVEKSDLKYPLIHGQGRQARLLGTLAVSRGLGDHQLRVLDTNIQLKPFLLTVPQVTVLEMDQLELQEEDVVVMATDGLWDVLSNEQVARLVQSFLLRNREDPHRFLELAKMLIHSTQGMESGHTGEGQMSYDDISVFVIPLHAQGQRHSGH from the exons ATGCAGAGAAATCTGAATTCAATGAGGATCAGGCTGCCTGTGGAAAGCTGTGCATCCGGCGAA TTCCTCACGGGTCATTACTGGGCACTGTTTGATGGGCACGGCGGTCCCGCGGCAGCCATCCTGGCCGCCAACACCCTGCACTCCTGCCTGCGCCGACAGCTGGAGGCCGTGGTAGAGGCTGTAGTAGCTGCTCAGCCCCCCATGCACCTCAGTGGCCACTGCGTCTGCCCCAGCGACCCCCAGTTTGTGGAGGAAAAGGGCATCAGGGCAGAAGATGTGGTGATTGGGGCTCTGGAGAGTGCCTTCCAAGAATGT GATGAGGTGATTGGGCGAGAGCTGGAGGCCTCAGGCCAAGCGGGCGGCTGCACTGCCCTGGTGGCTGTGTCCCTGCAGGGAAAGCTATATGTGGCCAATGCAGGGGATAGCAG GGCCATCTTGGTACGACGAGATGAGGTACGGCCTCTGAGTTTTGAGTTCACTCCAGAGACCGAGCGGCAGCGGATCCAGCAGTTG GCCTTTGTCTACCCCGAGCTTTTAGCTGGTGAGTTCACCCGACTGGAGTTTCCTCGGCGGCTCAAAGGGGATGACTTGGGACAGAAAGTTTTGTTTAGGGATCACCACATGAGTGGCTG GAGCTACAAGTGCGTGGAGAAGTCAGATCTCAAGTACCCACTGATCCACGGACAGGGGAGGCAG GCTCGGTTGCTGGGAACATTGGCTGTCTCCCGGGGCCTGGGAGACCATCAGCTCAGAGTCCTGGACACGAACATTCAGCTCAAGCCCTTCTTGCTCACTGTCCCACAG GTAACCGTGCTGGAGATGGACCAACTGGAGCTACAAGAGGAGGATGTGGTTGTCATGGCGACTGATGGACTCTGGGATGTCCTGTCAAATGAACAGGTGGCACGACTGGTACAGAGCTTTCTCCTTAGGAATCGAGAGGACCCACACAG GTTCTTGGAGCTGGCCAAAATGCTGATACACAGTACACAGGGTATGGAGAGCGGCCACACAGGAGAAGGGCAGATGTCCTACGACGACATCTCTGTGTTCGTGATTCCCTTACACGCCCAGGGCCAAAGGCACAGTGGCCATTGA
- the GLYCTK gene encoding glycerate kinase isoform X1, with amino-acid sequence MAAALQVVSRLARPPLCPLPWGGSVVRLASRMALAEHARKLFESAVSAVLPGPMLHRVLALDPSSGHLKVRDRSFQLRQNLYLVGFGKAVLGMAAAAEELLGQHLVQGVISIPKGICAALEHAGKQEMLLKPHSRVQVFEGAEYNLPDRDALRAALAIQQLAEGLTADDLLLVLISGGGSALLPAPIPPVTLDEKQMLTKLLAARGATIQELNTIRKALSQLKGGGLAQAAYPAQVVSLILSDVVGDPMEVIASGPTVASTHSVQDCLHILNRYGLRAALPRSVKTVLAQADSDPRGPHTCGHVLNVIIGSNTLALAEAQRQAEVLGYRALVLSTAMQGDVKSIAQFYGLLARVAGARLTPSGAGASVEEEAELQELVTELQLSDLHLEEVLEAVAGARSPVCLLAGGEPTVQLRGSGKGGRNQELALRVGAELGRRPPGPIDVLFLSAGTDGQDGPTEAAGAWVMPELASQAADEGLDVDNFLAHNDSYNFFSCFQGGAYLLRTGLTGTNVMDAHFLFLRPQ; translated from the exons ATGGCGGCAGCCCTACAGGTTGTGTCCCGCCTGGCCAGACCCCCCTTGTGCCCGCTACCCTGGGGAGGCTCTGTGGTCCGGCTGGCCAGTCGCATGGCCCTGGCAGAGCATGCACGGAAACTGTTTGAGAGTGCTGTGAGTGCTGTGCTGCCGGGCCCCATGCTGCATCGGGTCCTTGCCTTGGACCCTAGCAGCGGACATCTGAAGGTGCGGGACCGGAGCTTCCAACTGCGACAAAACCTCTACCTGGTTGGCTTTGGCAAGGCTGTGCTGGGCATGGCAGCTGCAGCTGAGGAGCTGCTGGGCCAGCATCTTGTGCAGGGTGTGATCAGCATTCCCAAGGGAATCTGTGCTGCCTTGGAGCATGCTGGCAAGCA GGAGATGCTGCTGAAGCCCCATAGCCGTGTCCAGGTGTTCGAGGGTGCAGAGTACAACCTGCCGGACCGTGACGCACTGCGGGCTGCACTGGCTATCCAGCAGCTGGCTGAGGGGCTCACAGCTGATGACCTGCTGCTGGTGCTCATCTCAG GGGGTGGCTCAGCCCTGCTGCCAGCCCCCATCCCACCTGTTACACTGGATGAGAAGCAGATGCTCACAAAGCTACTGGCAGCCCGCGGAGCCACCATCCAGGAGCTGAACACCATCCGGAAGGCGCTGTCCCAGCTCAAGGGTGGGGGGCTGGCTCAGGCTGCCTACCCTGCCCAG GTGGTAAGTCTGATTCTGTCAGATGTGGTGGGGGATCCTATGGAGGTGATCGCCAGTGGCCCAACTGTGGCCAGCACCCACAGCGTGCAAGATTGCCTGCACATCCTCAATCGCTATGGACTTCGTGCTGCCCTGCCACGTTCTGTGAAGACTGTGTTGGCTCAGGCTGACTCTGACCCCCGTGGACCCCACACCTGTGGTCATGTCCTCAATGTCATCATTGGCTCCAACACACTGGCGCTGGCTGAGGCCCAGCGGCAGGCTGAAGTGCTGGGCTACCGGGCCTTAGTGCTGAGCACAGCCATGCAGGGTGATGTGAAAAGCATAGCACAGTTCTATGGACTGCTGGCCCGAGTGGCAGGAGCCCGTCTGACCCCATCTGGGGCTGGGGCTTCTGTGGAAGAGGAGGCAGAACTCCAGGAGCTGGTGACCGAGCTCCAGCTCTCAGACTTGCACCTGGAGGAAGTTCTGGAGGCCGTGGCAGGGGCTAGGAGCCCTGTCTGCCTGCTGGCTGGAGGGGAGCCTACAGTACAACTGCGGGGCTCAGGCAAGGGTGGCCGGAACCAAGAGCTGGCCCTGCGCGTTGGAGCAGAGCTGGGACGAAGGCCCCCAGGGCCCATTGACGTGCTGTTTTTGAGTGCTGGTACTGATGGGCAGGATGGCCCTACAGAGGCTGCTGGGGCCTGGGTCATGCCCGAGCTGGCCAGCCAGGCCGCTGATGAGGGGCTGGATGTGGACAACTTCCTAGCGCACAACGACTCGTATAACTTCTTCTCCTGCTTCCAGGGTGGGGCATATCTGCTCCGCACAGGCCTGACTGGCACCAATGTCATGGATGCCCACTTCTTGTTTCTGCGACCACAGTGA
- the GLYCTK gene encoding glycerate kinase isoform X2, whose product MAEVSYLLSPPDVPREPFSWQARSPSWRVTSPLGPETGREMLLKPHSRVQVFEGAEYNLPDRDALRAALAIQQLAEGLTADDLLLVLISGGGSALLPAPIPPVTLDEKQMLTKLLAARGATIQELNTIRKALSQLKGGGLAQAAYPAQVVSLILSDVVGDPMEVIASGPTVASTHSVQDCLHILNRYGLRAALPRSVKTVLAQADSDPRGPHTCGHVLNVIIGSNTLALAEAQRQAEVLGYRALVLSTAMQGDVKSIAQFYGLLARVAGARLTPSGAGASVEEEAELQELVTELQLSDLHLEEVLEAVAGARSPVCLLAGGEPTVQLRGSGKGGRNQELALRVGAELGRRPPGPIDVLFLSAGTDGQDGPTEAAGAWVMPELASQAADEGLDVDNFLAHNDSYNFFSCFQGGAYLLRTGLTGTNVMDAHFLFLRPQ is encoded by the exons ATGGCAGAGGTCTCTTACCTCCTGTCACCACCCGACGTCCCGCGGGAGCCATTTTCTTGGCAGGCCAGAAGCCCGAGCTGGAGGGTGACGTCACCTCTGGGGCCCGAGACAGGCAG GGAGATGCTGCTGAAGCCCCATAGCCGTGTCCAGGTGTTCGAGGGTGCAGAGTACAACCTGCCGGACCGTGACGCACTGCGGGCTGCACTGGCTATCCAGCAGCTGGCTGAGGGGCTCACAGCTGATGACCTGCTGCTGGTGCTCATCTCAG GGGGTGGCTCAGCCCTGCTGCCAGCCCCCATCCCACCTGTTACACTGGATGAGAAGCAGATGCTCACAAAGCTACTGGCAGCCCGCGGAGCCACCATCCAGGAGCTGAACACCATCCGGAAGGCGCTGTCCCAGCTCAAGGGTGGGGGGCTGGCTCAGGCTGCCTACCCTGCCCAG GTGGTAAGTCTGATTCTGTCAGATGTGGTGGGGGATCCTATGGAGGTGATCGCCAGTGGCCCAACTGTGGCCAGCACCCACAGCGTGCAAGATTGCCTGCACATCCTCAATCGCTATGGACTTCGTGCTGCCCTGCCACGTTCTGTGAAGACTGTGTTGGCTCAGGCTGACTCTGACCCCCGTGGACCCCACACCTGTGGTCATGTCCTCAATGTCATCATTGGCTCCAACACACTGGCGCTGGCTGAGGCCCAGCGGCAGGCTGAAGTGCTGGGCTACCGGGCCTTAGTGCTGAGCACAGCCATGCAGGGTGATGTGAAAAGCATAGCACAGTTCTATGGACTGCTGGCCCGAGTGGCAGGAGCCCGTCTGACCCCATCTGGGGCTGGGGCTTCTGTGGAAGAGGAGGCAGAACTCCAGGAGCTGGTGACCGAGCTCCAGCTCTCAGACTTGCACCTGGAGGAAGTTCTGGAGGCCGTGGCAGGGGCTAGGAGCCCTGTCTGCCTGCTGGCTGGAGGGGAGCCTACAGTACAACTGCGGGGCTCAGGCAAGGGTGGCCGGAACCAAGAGCTGGCCCTGCGCGTTGGAGCAGAGCTGGGACGAAGGCCCCCAGGGCCCATTGACGTGCTGTTTTTGAGTGCTGGTACTGATGGGCAGGATGGCCCTACAGAGGCTGCTGGGGCCTGGGTCATGCCCGAGCTGGCCAGCCAGGCCGCTGATGAGGGGCTGGATGTGGACAACTTCCTAGCGCACAACGACTCGTATAACTTCTTCTCCTGCTTCCAGGGTGGGGCATATCTGCTCCGCACAGGCCTGACTGGCACCAATGTCATGGATGCCCACTTCTTGTTTCTGCGACCACAGTGA